GCTCGTGCGGCCCAGGCTCGAGCGGGCCCATCTTGGGTTTGGGGTCGATCGCGTGGCGGTGACGACGACGCGCGATGCGCCCATGCCTGGCGCGCAAGCCGAGCAATGGGAGGACCGTGCGCGATCGAGCAAGGCAGCGGCGGGCGAGTTGGTCGACGTGCTCGCGGGGCGATTGGGCGCCAACGCCGTGCGCGGCGCGGTGCTGACCCAGTCTCACCTGCCCGAGCGGGCCTTCGACTGGACGGCGCCCCTGGCTGCGCAGGCGCACGACGTTCGCCCACCGGGCACGCGTCCGACGTTGCTCTTCGAGCCGCCGATGGAGACCACCGCCGTGGCGCTCACGCCCGATGGCCCGGTTCACCGCATCCGCTGGCAGGGCGAGGACCGCGTCGTGGTCTCGTGCGTCGGGCCTGAACGCCTTGGCCACGAGTGGTGGCGAGGGCGCGGCTCCACGCGCGACTACTTCCGCGTGCGCTGCGAGGACGGCACGTGCCTCTGGGTGGCACGCGCGAGAGAGACCGGCCGGTGGTATGTGCACGGTGTGTGGGCCTGAGGATCGCCGCGATGCCCGAGAACGAGTTTCCGAAGATCAAGGCCCACCCCTTCCGCGAAGCCCAGCAACGCCGGGGCGATGCCCCCACGCCCGCACAGCTCGCGGCGACGCCCTACGCCGAACTGGCGGTGACGAGCAACTACACGTTCCTCACCGGCGCGAGCCATCCCGAGGAGTTCGTCGATCGCGCTGCCGACCTGGGCCACGCCGCCGCGGCCATCGCCGACACCAACACACTGGCCGGCGTGGTGCGCGCGCACGTGGCGGCAAAGGAGCGCGGCATCCCGCTGGCCGTCGGATCGCGGTTGGTGATGGGCGACGGGCTGGCGATGCTGGCGTTCGCGACCGATCGCCCGGCGTACAGCCGCCTGAGCCGCCTGCTGACGCTGGGCAAACGCCGGGCCCCCAAGGGCGAGTGCCATCTGGAGCTGCACGACCTGCTCGAGCACCAAGCCGGCCTGCTCGCCGTCGTCGTGCCGCCGGCCGTGCTCGACGAGGACTTCATCGCGGTGCTGCACGGCATGCGCGAGACCTTCGATGATCGCCTCTCGATGGCTGCCGCGCGCACCTACCGGCCCGACGACCACGAGCGGTTCGCGCAGCTCGCCGCGCTCTCGCAGTACACCCGCGTGCCGCTGGTTGCCAGCAACGACGCGCACTACCACGACCCCGGCCGCCGCGAGCTGCAGGACGTGCTCACGTGCATTCGCCACGGCTGCACGGTCGACACCGCCGGCTATCGGCTGCACCCCAACGCCGAGCGGCACCTGAAGCCCGCCGACGAGATGGCCCGGCTGTTCCGCGATCTGCCCGGCGCCGTCGAGCGAGCGGCCGAGGTCGCGTTACGGGCGACAGCGTTCAGCATGGACGAGCTGCGATACCAGTACCCCGCCGAGGCCTGCCCCGAAGGCATGAGCCCGCCGGCCTACCTGCGGCGCGAGACGCTGCGCGGGGCCGAGCGTCGCTACCCGGATGGCGTACCCGAGAAGGTTCGTGGCACGATCGAGCATGAATTGGCCTTGATCGCCGAGCTTGGCTACGAGGCGTACTTCCTGACGTGCTACGACATCATGAACTTTGCGCGCATGCGCGGCATCCTGTGCCAGGGGCGGGGCGGGGCGGCCAACAGCGCGGTGTGTTACTGCCTTGGCATCACAGAGGTCGACCCCTCCACGCACAGCGTGCTCTTCGAGCGTTTTATAAGTCGAAGCCGGGGCGAGCCGCCGGACATCGACATCGACTTCGAGCACGAGCGCCGCGAGGAGGTCATCCAGTACCTCTACCAGAAATACGGGCGCGACCGTGCGGCATTGACGGCCGAGGTCATTACCTACCGCGGACGCAGCGCCGTGCGCGAGGTGGGCAAGGCGCTGGGCCTCTCGCTCGACGGCGTCGATACGCTGGCCCGCAACCTCGACCGCTGGGGCGACGACCCGGGAGACGGGCGTATTCGTGAGGCGGGATTCGATCCCGAAGATCCCACGATGGGCCGCATCATGCGCCTGACGCGCGAGCTGATCGGTTTCCCGCGGCACCTGTCCCAGCACGTGGGCGGCTTCGTCATCACCAACGGCCCGCTGCACGACCTGGTCCCCATCGAGAACGCGGCGATGGAAGACCGCACGGTCATCGAATGGGACAAGGACGACATCGACGCGATGGGGATGTTGAAGGTTGATTGCCTGGGGCTTGGGATGCTGACGTGCGTGCGCAAGTCACTGGAATTTAGCGGATCGCAGACGTTCAATCGATTCCGGGGCATCATCGGCA
This portion of the Phycisphaerales bacterium genome encodes:
- a CDS encoding error-prone DNA polymerase, whose translation is MPENEFPKIKAHPFREAQQRRGDAPTPAQLAATPYAELAVTSNYTFLTGASHPEEFVDRAADLGHAAAAIADTNTLAGVVRAHVAAKERGIPLAVGSRLVMGDGLAMLAFATDRPAYSRLSRLLTLGKRRAPKGECHLELHDLLEHQAGLLAVVVPPAVLDEDFIAVLHGMRETFDDRLSMAAARTYRPDDHERFAQLAALSQYTRVPLVASNDAHYHDPGRRELQDVLTCIRHGCTVDTAGYRLHPNAERHLKPADEMARLFRDLPGAVERAAEVALRATAFSMDELRYQYPAEACPEGMSPPAYLRRETLRGAERRYPDGVPEKVRGTIEHELALIAELGYEAYFLTCYDIMNFARMRGILCQGRGGAANSAVCYCLGITEVDPSTHSVLFERFISRSRGEPPDIDIDFEHERREEVIQYLYQKYGRDRAALTAEVITYRGRSAVREVGKALGLSLDGVDTLARNLDRWGDDPGDGRIREAGFDPEDPTMGRIMRLTRELIGFPRHLSQHVGGFVITNGPLHDLVPIENAAMEDRTVIEWDKDDIDAMGMLKVDCLGLGMLTCVRKSLEFSGSQTFNRFRGIIGSMADPAVYDMICRADTVGVFQIESRAQMSMLPRLKPRCFYDLVIEVAIVRPGPIQGDMVHPYLRRREGAEPVSFPSEEVRAVLERTLGVPLFQEQAMQLAICAGGFTPDEADALRRAMAAWKRKGDQIYRFGQKLVDGMTANGYPRDFAERCFEQIRGFSEYGFPESHAASFAILVWVSCWLKRHEPAAFCAALINSQPMGFYQPAQIVRDAREHGVEVRPIDVNKSAWDCTLEGRDEEIERRRDEVKNEDPTSWGSNGPAVRLGMRLAKGMVEADAHRIADAVAMHGPFETVERLWRASQVSVRSLRALANADAFNSMGLDRQRALWQIKPLRDDPLPLFDPIERDANRDTDALDDLPAVPANRMVLEDYASMGLSLKAHPMSFIRETLDTRGVTPTSDLRRERLCPQGREVSVAGLVLMRQRPGTASGVVFITLEDETGIANLILWKDTFEQFRRVARLSRVMLAHGRIERQGEVVHVHVHRLECLDEQLDTLVVKSRDFH